cgggtcacaactcctgcagctctgtcgcacgctaggtatgtacatagtcaacggtaggcttcgaggggactcctatggtaggtacacctatagctcatctcttggcagtagtactgtagactactttatcactgacctcaacccagagtctctcagagcgttcacagtcagcccactgacacccctatcagaccacagcaaaatcacagtctacttaaacagagcaatactcaatcatgaggcatcaaagccaaaggaactgagtaacattaagaaatgctatagatggaaggaatgcagtttggaaacctaccaaaaaacaattaggcaacaacaaattcaatcctcttagacaatttcctgggtaaaacgttccactgtaatagtgaaggtgtaaacttggcagtagaaaatcttaacagtatatttgacctctcagcttccctatcaaatctaaaaatctcaaatagaaaaccgaagaaaattaacaataatgacaaatggtttgatgaagaatgcaaaaaaatctaagaaagaaattgagaaacctgtccaaccaaaaacatagagacccggaaaacctgagtctacgccttcactatggcgaatcactaaaacaatacagaaatacactacggaaaagaaggaacagcatgtcagaaatcagctcaatgcaattgaagaatccatagactctaaccacttctgggaaaattggaaaacactaaacaaacaacaacacgaagaattatctatccaaaatggagatgtatgggtaaaccacttctccaatctctttggctctataacaaagaataaagagcaaaaacatatacatgatcaaatacagatcttagaatcaactattaaagactcccagaacccactggattctccaattacattgaacgagttacaggacaaaataaaaaccctccaacccaaaaggcctgtggtgttgatggtatcctcaatgaaatgatcaaatatacagacaacaaattccaattggctatactaaaactctttaacatcatatttagctctggcatcttccccaatatttggaaccaaggactgatcaccccaatccacaaaagtggagacaaatttgaccccaataactaccgtggaatatgtgtcaacagtaaccttgggaaaatcctctgcattattattaacagcagactcgtacatttcctcaatgaaaacaatgtactgagcaaatgtcaaattggctttttaccaaattaccgtacaacagaccatgtattcaccctgcacaccctaattgacaaccaaacaaacgaaaacaaaggcaaagtcttctcatgctttgttgatttcaaaaaagccttcgactcaatctggcatgagggtctgctatacaaactgatggaaagtggtgttgggggggggaaacatacgacattataaaatccatgtacacaaacaacaagtgtgcggttaaaattagcaaaaaacacacacatttcttcacacagggtcgtggggttagacaggcatgcagcttaagccccaccctcttcaacatatatatcaacgaattggcgagggcactagaaaagtctgcagcacccggcctcccctgctagaaccaagtcaaatgtctgctgtttgctgatgatctggtgcttctgtcaccaaccaaggagggcctacagcagcacctagatcttatgcacagattctgtcagacctgggccctgacagtaaatctcagtaagaccaaaataatggtgttccaaaaaggtccagtcaccaggaccacaaatacaaattccatctagacactgttgccctagagcacacaaaaactatacataccttggcctaaacatcagcaccacaggtaacttccacaaagctgtgaacgatctgagagacaaggcaagaagggcattctatgccatcaaaagaaacataaatttcaacataccaattaggatctggctaaaaatacttgaatcagtcatagagcccattgccctttatggttgtgaggtctggggtccgctcaccaaccaagacttcacaaaatgggacaaacaccaaattgagactctgcacgcagaattctgcaaaaatatcctccgtgtacaacgtagaacaccaaataatgcatgcagagcagaattaggccgatacccactaattatcaaaatccagaaaagagctgttaaattctacaaccacctaaaaggaagcgattcacaaaccttccataacaaagccatcacctacagagagatgaacctggagaagagtccctaagcaagctggtcctggggctctgttcacaaacacaaacacacactacagagccccaggacagcagcacaattagacccaaccaaatcatgagaaaacaaaaagataactacttaacacattggaaagaattaacaaaaacagagcaaactagaatgctatttggccctacacagagagtacacagcggcagaatacctgaccactgtgactgacccaaaattaaggaaagccttgactatgtacagactcagtgagcatagccttgctattgagaaaggccgccgtaggcagacatggctctcaagagaagacaggctatgtgctcactgcccacaaaatgaggtggaaactgagctgcacttcctaacctcctgcccaatgtatgaccatattagagagacatatttccctcagattacacagatccacaaagaatttgaaaacaaatccaattttgaaaactcccatatctactgggtgaaattccacagtgtgccatcacagcagcaagatttgtgacctgttgccacgagaaaagggcaaccagtgaagaacaaacaccattgtaaatacaacccatatttatgcttatttattttatcttgtgtcctttagccatttgtacatttttagaacactgtatatatatataatatgacatttgtaatgtctttactgttttgaaatttctgtatgtgtaatgtttaatgttaatttttgttgtttttcactttatatattcactttgtatgttgtctacctcacttgctttggcaatgttaacacatgtttcccatgccaataaagcccttgaattgaattgaaattgaattgagtggGGAAAGAGTCATTGTCGGTtattttgagttttgatgttgagtctgcCTGACAAAGTGATGTTATgatatataagttatcctgtacggggtgggtataatttgtggaacgttccaacaggaatctgttccaaaaacatCTTAAAGTACTAAGTTGCTAACATACAATGCATACAAAGTAGCATAATCAATtcacctagctaactagctgccgAATCACGACGTAGCTTATTGTTAATGTTTGTTCATAGGCTACCAGAGACATTTTTCGTGAATTAACGTGGTGAGTGAAAACTTAATGAAATAGCCCCCTCCCTACCCGGAATCTTATTCGGCCGCTATACAACTCTGTATacgttgtttgttggcaaccttcTTATTTACAAAGTTTTTGGAACatattcctgttggaacgttccacaaattacACCCACCCTCCTGTACCAAATACATTACGCTGTTACAGATGCCAAgtttatgggcatgtggcagcagtgtggaggagggaggttcctaggtatGCGGAAGGGTATGAGACAAAAtaatgtgtagcattggggaaagtagtggtgagtgttaattgtaggggtgcccatgtggctggggatcagaaatgtcccgtgcgagaagcaggttgaggtttccagggttagaatagtgcagaagttgtcatatgctgaggcagtgaagaaagtagaggaaggtcaagggggagggagaggagtgctGTGAGTattagatctgtaccagtacagagggataaacCAACAAGTGATATATGTTTCAGGAAGATTGTATTTTgggcatttatagcaatggttatcaactgtactgcagggatggaacgtaGTCACAGAAAataggttgtggtggcagctgcaaaGAGGTATGTGGGTGTGAGACTTGACATCAAAAGATTTACGTGATGTTTTAATTGGTGGTGTCCCATTCTTTCAGGCTGTTGGTCTCAAGTAGGGCTAAATAGATAGAAAGTGGagtatttttttataaaaaataaaacaaatgttagtGTACTGTTATACGGTAGGgtatttatttcttatttttattttgttatttttttaaggGAAGTGTAAGGGAGTTATAcgccagtctagtaggtggcggtaatgcaaaatgtattggatgccaaccgccgttaaactTAATCGAAGACTACACACGCTCAGGCCAAGAAAATATATAATGCCAACCCCTTTTATTTTTACTTGAACAgcactttctgtttttgatttgggGGAACTGATGCCCTTGTACCTTGTCAGAGAAAATAATCAAGAATGTATTAGGAACTTTGATGGATGCCAACCGCGGTTAAACCTCATCGGAAGAGGCTTTAGGACCTTTGACACCGGAAGTGGTCACTGATGTCACTGTTTAGAACAAGTGCATGAATCCGTGGAACCATCAGCTAGCCAAAGCTCCTTTGAATGTTATAGAGACGGGGGTGAGTATTTGACGTATTTACGGAGTCCCTTCTCAACACAACAGCATCACTTAGTGAGCAAAACACTAACGACCACACGAGTGTTGCCATGGCAGTTGCTAGCTTGCGTTGGCTAACGTAACTACTACGCTAACCTGGCCAACTGCAAGTCAGGTGCGAAATTTGCGCCAAACTGTTTTTTTACGTTCACACGAAGTTGCATGGTTTCTGTAAACAAAAGCGTACATTGCAAAGTTGGATTGAATTTCAATGCGTGGTGTTAAAGTGCTAGGTAGCTATGTTAAAAGTTCGCGCGCCATTGTAGCGGTAGCTAGCTTAGTTAACGTTTGTTAGCTGACTGTCTGGCTGCAAAGGTTAACTAATTAGATACATTAGCTGTCTATAGTTAGGTACTGCTGCCATTATGTGGTCTAGTTGAGTAATTGGTCAAGTTTCCATTGACAAGTGTTTGAGACCGGGGAAATCGGTGGCAATGCTTAGCCAACTTTCTGTATGTGATTTGTCTGTTCTTTCTGGTCAAAAGAAGCGATCTAAGGGGTTCGCTGCTACGCTCTGCTATTACGATTCATGACTTGTCGAAATTATCAATCCTACTCCTCAGAGAATTGCAGGCCTTTGAGACGGCCAGTCAAGTGAACGCTTCATAATTTGAGGACATGGAGCAGAACAACAGTTTGCCTCCTTTCCAGGGTCTTGCCTCCCCTCAGGTAACAAATTTGAATGAGACGTTATTGTTGTCAACACAGGAACAACATTGCTCAAATGTTTTTAGATTCAACTAGCCTAATTGAGGGATTGTTCTTCCATCTGTCAAAGGGGCAATGACTCCTGGTATGCCCATTTTCAGCCCCATGATGCCCTATGGCAGTGGTCTGACTCCCCAACCTGTCACGAACACAAACAGCCTGTCTCTCCTGGAAGAGCAGCAgcggcaacaacagcagcaggctTCGTCCCAGCAGGCTGGGGTGCCAgggggtttgggacagacaccacAGCTTTATCACTCCCAAACggtcaccaccaccacactgccaggaAACACTCCACTCTACACCGCTACACCGCTAACCCCCATGACACCCATCACACCTGCCACACCTGCCTCTGAGAGTTCTGGGATTGTCCCTCAGTTACAGTAAGTGTTCCTGAACAGTTCATTAGTCTCAACCCCTATGTACTCCTATAAAGCTGAAATACAAGAAGCTAATAGATGAAGGTGAATAGTGATGTGACCATATCAACAGCGAGAATCTCCATCCATAATGGCATGGTTTATTTCCTTCCTTTTTTTAGAAACATCGTATCCACTGTGAACTTGGGCTGCAAACTTGACTTGAAAACAATAGCACTGCGAGCTAGAAATGCTGAGTACAACCCCAAGGTAAGCATAAATTGTTATTCTTAATTTGCACAAATCATTGTCAGGGCCCAGGGAAAGGTGAAATAGGACCAGGCTAAAATGTGGGCCCATTCTAGTTACAAGGCATGTTGCTTCGGGTCTGAGAATGTCCCACCAAGACACTGTTCTATTGACAAAATGTTAAACTTTCTCAACTTCTTGTCTTACAGCGATTTGCTGCTGTAATCATGAGAATACGAGAGCCAAGAACAACTGCACTTATCTTCAGTTCTGGAAAAATGGTTTGCACGGGAGCCAAAAGGTTAttatctttcttttttttaagaaCACAAAGCATGTCAAAACAACATCTGTTTAAAGACCTCCTCATGCTCTCTCCTACCCCTATAGTGAAGAGCAGTCCCGCCTGGCGGCCAGGAAATACGCCAGAGTTGTGCAGAAGTTGGGCTTCCCAGCCAAATTTCTTGATTTCAAGATTCAGAACATGGTGGGCAGCTGTGATGTCAAATTCCCCATTCGGTTAGAGGGACTTGTACTAACTCACCAACAGTTCAGCAGGTTTGTCATATTCACTACTGCAAAATTAAAGCCTGTAATATCTGATGGGATGCATTCTTATACTCGTAATTCTGCCatattttgtacattgtttatAATACTAAGATTGGTATTCTAAAGTGATTTAGTACTGGGAGCAAAGATTAGAAGTAGGCCTAATTTTTTTCCCTTATTTTTCCAGTTATGAACCTGAGTTGTTCCCTGGGCTAATCTACAGAATGATCAAACCTAGAATTGTCCTGCTGATATTCGTTTCAGGCAAAGTTGTATTAACAGGTGAGGTTTTTCTCCCTTTCCTAATAACATAGAGTAAGGGCATTTGTTGTCAAATGTAACTTTACTATCCTTTTTGCTGCTTATTTCAAGGTGCAAAGGTCAGAGGAGAAATTTATGAAGCATTTGAAAACATCTACCCCATCTTGAAAGGATTCAGGAAGACGACGTAAATATTTATGCCTGcaatcttttttattttatttttttaatagtcACAGGGGAACTTGCTCTGTTGTGACTCGTTACATTGAGACTCTGATTGAACCTGTACATTTTAATCGGCAAGTCGGGGACCCCTCCTAATCACCTTAATGGTGATTTGATACTAGGGGAAATGCTGTATTTTAGcagttttatttgtttttaaattactCTTGCTTGATATTAAATGAGGCAGTCTGACTGACAATTTCTTTTTATTGAAGCATTTAATTTTTCTAATGTAGGTTTTAAGATGTTATCATATCATTTCTCAGTGCATGTTTGTCCACACAACCCTACAAGCAGACATTCAAGATTCCTAACCTTAttctttaaatgttttttttttttttacagtcaaTTTAACTGTTATGAATAATCTCCAGATTGAATGTTACTTAGGATTGTGTTGCAAGACTTACCAATGTGTCATTATTGCGACAATATTTTTGTACATATTCCATTTTGATAACTCTTTGCtgctgaagtaaaaaaaaaaatggtgtaaCGTGGAGTGGAACATTCATCATGCAACCTTGTGCATCTGAGTTTTATTAGTAACTATGTACCTCGGATGACTTTTCTCATTCAGTTTTTGGTCATTTTAAGTGCTATTTAAGAACGGTCATGTTTTAATGCTAAAATAGACAAATCAATTCACAGTGGATTTTGTTTCAATAGTTGATACGTACTGTATATTTGGTCTACCAACTAAGCACACGTAAGCAGTCAGTCATTATGTTCttgttttaaatgttattttgctCCATTGTGcacaattaaatattcacttaccaaTTGTGATCTCCCTCGTTAGTTAAAGCTTTTATCAGCGTATGGCAAGATTATGAACTAGTCATAATTTCACCTGATTCATCAAATGTTATTGGACATGCAtgtttagcgaaatgcttgtttctagctccaacagtgcagtaatatctaacaatacacacttCAAAATAGAGGAATGGAAttaggaatatataaatatttggacaagcaatgtcagcgtggcatagactaagatgcagtacaatagaatacagtataggcATGAGATGggaatgcaaaatatgtaaacattagtgactagtgttccattattaaagtggccagtgatttcaagtctgcaTAAAGGGCAGTAGCCTTAAATGTGCTAGTGATAGCTATTTAACAggctgatggccttgagagagtgctgtttctcggtcccagctttgatgaactTGTActgaacctgtactgacctcgccttctggatgatagtggggtgaacaggcagtggctcggtggttgttgtcctttatctttttggccttcctgtgacattgagtgttgtaagtgtcctggaggacaggtagtgtgccccggtgatgcgctgggcagactgcaccactctctggagagccctcCGGTTGCGGGCGGTGAtacgagtggcacagcagtctaaggcactgcatctcagtgctagaggcatcactacagacccgggttgattccaggctgtatcacaaccggcattgattgggagtcccatcaggtggcacacaattggcccagtgtcatccgggttagggttggccttggtaggtcgtcattgtaaatacgaatttgttcataactgacttgcatctataaaagtttgagtgttttaggtgccaagccaaatttcttcagtctcctgagccTTCCACTGCAATCCTGTCAATGTGGGTAGGggtgtgttccctctgctgtttctggaAGTCCACGATaggctcctttgttttgttgacgttgagaggtTATTTTCATTGCACCGCAtacccagggccctcaccttccTGTGgtgctgtctcgtcattgttggtaatcaggcctactactgttgttgtcaaacttgttgattgagttggaggcgtatgtgaacagggagtacaggagggggctgagcacataCCGTTGTGGAGCCCCaacaaagtggaggtgttgtttccatCTTCACcttggggtggcccgtcaggaagtccaggacccagttgcacagggtggggttcagacccagggcctcaagcttaatgatgagcttggagggtactatggtgttgaatgctgagctatagtcaatgaacagcattcttacataggtattcctcttgtccagatgggatagggcagtgcatCAGTGGATCtattgggcagtaagcaaattgaagtgggtctagggtgtccagtGAAGGCAGGGGTGATATGAtctttaactagcctctcaaagcacttcatgatgacagaagtgagtgctacggggcgatagtcatttaattcagttacttttgctttcttgggtaggggaacaatggtggccatcttgaagcatgtgtggacagcagactgggatagggagagattaaatatgtccgtaaacactccagcctaTGAACACGGATTTGCGATAACTTTGACCTCAAGTTTAACTCAAATTGCATTTATTGATATGTAATGCTCAAATGACATTCCATTACAGCAACCTTTTTAAACTGGATTTGAAGCAAACAAACAATGGACTAATATTAGGTCTTTTGCTTTTCGGTTATGATAAAGCAAGTTCTGTCTCAAATCTGTTGAAAAAGATTCATATTTTCATACAACAGAAATAGCAATAATGTATAGACTAATATTTAGGCTGTGTCCAATGCCAAATAttttctcccttccctctgctTTTGATGACCCGCCTTAACGAAAGCACTAGATAAGTAAATACAACGCAGTCTAACTTTTTACCATCAACTAAAGAGGTGCATTCCATGCTATTCTGTGCGTACCCCACTGTTTCACCTGACTCTTCTTTTTGATGTTCCTCAGGCACTGCACTGGACTGCACTAAAGATTAATTGAGCGTTTATCTTTCAAGGAGGGGGGACACACAATTTCAAATAGTTTAACAGTCCAGGGTaggggtttcccaaactcggtcctgcccCCCCTCCCTGGGTGTACCAAAACGTACACACAGGGGGAccccaggacagagtttgggaaactctgGTCTAAGGGTGCACAATAATCACCTTGCAACACTGTTTCTTGTGACAGTGTTTCCAGTCTATAGTCTAGTGTTCTTTGCTGCAGTAGGACTGCATGGCATTTAGAGCAGACTTTCTGACCAGGACAGCCACAGAGCTTGCATAGTTTAACCCCTGAACTGAGGGAGCAGGGGTCAAGCTCAGTCCCATTTGGTCCTTTATCAGATGGAGGATCGTAGGGATAAAAGTTGTTTGTCCTTGCCAACTGGCTCTGAAATACTGGAAAAAAGTAATCACAATGTCAGCTTGAGCTGAAATCATAGCAGAGTAACATATCATCAACAATGTTGCACATCATAACTACACTCAAGGCTCTGACGGACACAGGGAGCTCACTACGGATCCCAGCATCTTTTTGCTACTACCCAACAGCAGACCACATCCTCTTACCAAGGAATCTGGACCTTTGGTAGTGTGCTTGTCCTGCAACAGGTTTGCAAGTTCAAGCCCCTCTCCAACTGCTACGCCACAGTAGTTacactggtggcagcagtggGATGATCCCAGCCGTTTAGTGTGCTCCTCTCATACCCATCACTGATTAATCAAATGCACGAAGGACACTAGGGACATGTCGGCCATGAACACGAACTTAGAGGAATTGATAGGCCTGTTCcgtgtattcaacagctgaggtgggagctctggcttgttttttcatactggtccTACCATCGTCAGCTTCCTTTTGAGTTGCTCCTGTCCCAGATTGTGCGAAGTAAGAAGTTAACGCATGTGATGTTGTGGCCACGGAGTCCTTGTGTCACGTCCAGGACAACCCGCAtgcatcccttggttcttctcaggggctcctccaCCTGGCTTCCAAGTTCAcaagcagcatcacaggcagcccagatcttgattccatattttgctggtttagacggtatgtactgcctgaaggggcagcgGCCCCTAAATGGCATAAGTTGCTCTtcaacagtaatgttgggcccagggttgtaaaacaagggaaggcggtccacccacttgtcccacaATGACCTGactgcagctagcttgtctctctgccacagagctggtctggtgtctcggttATCGAAGCGGATATTCCTGGAAATAATTGTGGAACAGAAAAGTTGTATGGAAAAGTTCTCTGCCAGTTTTTGCATCCCATAGGGATTCTGTGGATTCCCCATTGGATTTGAAAACACCAGCAAGGAGAAGAACcccaaagtatgcatgtaaatTAGTTTGATCTATCTCCTTCCCACCAAATTAGTGCAGTCCagaaagcttttttttttaacgATATATcaaaaataatgtattgtaataataTTGTGCGGTTCCTGCAAGACATTATctagtttcacacactacaaagaCTAAGAGTACGAGAAAAGCGGGAGCCAGGCAGGTTCTTGGTGTTATTTTGAAACAGCaagcccagggaggaggaagaccgagtgaaggcacacagcaaacctttGTTTCATTTTTACTTATTTTCACCCACACAGCAAACCTTTGTTTCATTTTTACTTAT
This window of the Oncorhynchus tshawytscha isolate Ot180627B unplaced genomic scaffold, Otsh_v2.0 Un_contig_4304_pilon_pilon, whole genome shotgun sequence genome carries:
- the LOC112224529 gene encoding TATA-box-binding protein isoform X1, with translation MEQNNSLPPFQGLASPQGAMTPGMPIFSPMMPYGSGLTPQPVTNTNSLSLLEEQQRQQQQQASSQQAGVPGGLGQTPQLYHSQTVTTTTLPGNTPLYTATPLTPMTPITPATPASESSGIVPQLQNIVSTVNLGCKLDLKTIALRARNAEYNPKRFAAVIMRIREPRTTALIFSSGKMVCTGAKSEEQSRLAARKYARVVQKLGFPAKFLDFKIQNMVGSCDVKFPIRLEGLVLTHQQFSSYEPELFPGLIYRMIKPRIVLLIFVSGKVVLTGAKVRGEIYEAFENIYPILKGFRKTT
- the LOC112224529 gene encoding TATA-box-binding protein isoform X2 — its product is MMPYGSGLTPQPVTNTNSLSLLEEQQRQQQQQASSQQAGVPGGLGQTPQLYHSQTVTTTTLPGNTPLYTATPLTPMTPITPATPASESSGIVPQLQNIVSTVNLGCKLDLKTIALRARNAEYNPKRFAAVIMRIREPRTTALIFSSGKMVCTGAKSEEQSRLAARKYARVVQKLGFPAKFLDFKIQNMVGSCDVKFPIRLEGLVLTHQQFSSYEPELFPGLIYRMIKPRIVLLIFVSGKVVLTGAKVRGEIYEAFENIYPILKGFRKTT